One window of Nymphaea colorata isolate Beijing-Zhang1983 chromosome 1, ASM883128v2, whole genome shotgun sequence genomic DNA carries:
- the LOC116251509 gene encoding zinc-finger homeodomain protein 1-like, protein MDFDDQEEEGEVTLPPPVSVSGSYDLSRLKMVPPTCGESQPRKARYKECMKNHAVGIGGHAIDGCGEFLAAGEEGTLDALKCAACNCHRNFHRREGDGELYAQFPPPYYRAAAPPALGGGAGSGYLHMGARGSPHPLAHHHPQPLHNHHGHGQALALPSLRDDHDQEEMVNHHPVGSGSGGAGGGALMKKRFRTKFTQEQKDRMLEFAEKLGWRIQKHDEAAVQQFCMETCVKRHVLKVWMHNNKHTLGKKP, encoded by the coding sequence ATGGACTTCGACGACCaggaggaggaaggggaggTGACGCTTCCGCCACCGGTGTCGGTCTCCGGCAGCTACGACCTGTCCAGGCTGAAGATGGTGCCGCCGACGTGCGGCGAGTCGCAGCCAAGGAAAGCGAGGTACAAGGAGTGCATGAAGAACCACGCTGTCGGCATCGGCGGGCACGCCATCGACGGGTGCGGCGAGTTTTTGGCGGCTGGGGAGGAGGGCACCCTCGACGCCCTCAAGTGCGCCGCCTGCAATTGCCACCGGAACTTCCACCGGCGGGAGGGCGACGGCGAGCTGTACGCTCAATTCCCTCCTCCTTACTACCGGGCGGCCGCCCCGCCGGCTCTTGGCGGCGGGGCTGGTAGTGGGTACCTTCATATGGGGGCTAGGGGGAGCCCCCACCCTCTGGCGCACCACCACCCTCAGCCGCTGCACAACCACCACGGGCACGGTCAGGCGCTGGCCCTCCCCTCCTTGAGGGATGACCACGACCAGGAGGAGATGGTGAACCACCACCCGGTTGGCAGCGGCAGCGGGGGAGCCGGCGGCGGGGCGCtgatgaagaagagattcaggaCGAAGTTCACGCAGGAACAGAAGGACCGGATGCTGGAGTTCGCGGAGAAGCTGGGGTGGCGGATACAGAAGCACGACGAGGCGGCGGTGCAACAGTTTTGCATGGAGACGTGCGTGAAGAGGCATGTTCTCAAGGTGTGGATGCACAATAACAAGCACACACTCGGTAAGAAGCCCTGA